The genomic segment AAGCATATGTTCCGCAAGATCTCTCCTGTCCGGCACGCCTGGTCTTCACTCAGTGCCGGTTTCCTCGCAATCGCGCTCTTCAGCATGGCGCTGAACATTCTGGCACTCGCCGCACCGCTTTACATGCTTCAGGTCTACGACCGCGTCCTGACCAGCCAGAACATGGATACGCTCATCGCACTCACGCTGCTGCTTGGCGGCGTCTTTGTGGTCACAGGTCTGCTCGACTGGATCCGACAGCGCATGCTGAACAGGCTGGGCGCAAAGTTCGAGCTGAAAGTCGGCGTACCGGTCCTCAATGCCGCCATGCGCCGGAAAGTCGAAGGCAACCTAGCTTCAAGCGACAACTCGATTGAAGACGTCAATGGTTTTCGCGATTTCCTGTCCGGAAGCACGCTGCTTGCATTTTTCGACGCTCCCTGGATCCCGGTCTATATCGGCGTTCTCTACATCCTTCATCCGTATCTCGGTCATCTGGGATTGGCGGGCGCAATCGTTCTGACAATTCTTGCTCTCATCAACAATGCGCGCAGCCACAACACGATGATGGAAGCTGCCGAAGCCCGCCGGCGCAGCGACACGCTCTACCGGGCTGGCGAGGCAAACGCGGAAATCATCCATGCGATGGGCATGCACAGTGACCTGGCGCACCGCTGGCGCGATCTCCAGCTTGAAGCACATCGGCTGAAGACACGGGTGAATGATCGCATCTCGACGTTTTCAGTCACCTCCAAAACACTGCGCACCGGACTGCAGTCGGCTATCCTCGGTCTGGGCGCGGCGCTGGCGATCACTGGTGAAAGTTCTGCCGGTATCATGATTGCCGCAACCATTGTTCTTGGCCGGGCACTTGCCCCCATCGATCAGCTCATCGGGCAATGGAGGAGCTTTCTTGCAGCGACCGGATCCTACGGCAAGCTGAGAAAACTGGTCCACGACTACCCGGTCGAACCGAAACGCCTTCATCTTCCAAGGCCCCAGGTTTCCGTGAGTGTCGCAATCCAGAAGGCGGGGCCGCCCACAGCGCAAAACGCGACGCTTTCCGATATTCGCATGAACCTCCAGGCCGGAGACGCTGTTGCGGTGATCGGACCGAGCGCATCGGGAAAATCAACGCTCGCCAAGATGCTGGCGGGTGTCTGGGCACCTCAGCGGGGGACAGTGCGCCTCGACGGTAACCCGACCGCAAAATGGGATCCGGAAGAACTGGGAAGCCATATCGGGTATCTGCCACAGGAAATAGCTCTCTTTGACGGCACCATCCGGGAGAACATCGCACGGTTTGCCGCCGAGATTGACGACGGACTTGTTCTGGAAGCGGCTCTTGCCGCAGACGTCCACGATCTGATCTCCAATCTGCCCGATGGCTATGAGACCAGGATTGGCAACGGTTTTTTCTTGTCCGGCGGACAGCGGCAGCGGATTGCGCTTGCCCGCGCGCTTTATGGAAACCCGTTCCTGTTGGTTCTGGACGAGCCGAATTCGGACCTGGATTCCGCCGGTGAGGCCGCGCTTCACAAAGCGATCCGGTCCATGCAGGAGCGCGGCAGCATCGTTGTCATGATGACCCACCGTCCAAGCACGTTGCAGGTCGTCGACAAGGTGCTGGTTCTCAATAACGGCGTTCAGACAGCTTTCGGAAACCGCGACGATGTCTTGCGCGAAACGAAACGCAACGTTCTCCCGGCGAGCCGTCAACAAGGCGGCACTATCGACAAACCTGTTCAGGAAAGGGCAGTCCAATGAAAGAACTGACACTTTCTCATCAAAACCGCCACGTCTCGCACCTTTCGCAGAAAACAGATGATGTGAAAGAAATTGGCGAACCGCGCATCGGTTTCCTTGTCTTTCTCGGGTTCGTCGTTCTGGCGCTTTTTGTGGGAGGAGCCGCCTACTGGTCTCTTCAGACAAAACTCGACGGTGCGGTTGTTGCCCAGGCGTCCTTTGTTGTAGACGGAAATCGCAAGACGGTTCAGCATCTCGACGGCGGTATCGTGCGCGAGTTGTTCGTCACAGATGGCGATATCGTGGAAGCGGGTCAGCCGCTTGTGGTCTTCGACAGCACCGAGGCAGATGTTGATCTTACCGTCTTAAGCAGTCAGATCGGAGAGCTCACCGCGCGTCGTGCCCGTCTTCTTGCGCAGATCAGCCAGGCGGGAGCTTTTCGCAGAAGCGATGTCGAAGCGCTCATTGTAGAAGATGTCCCCGATGTTCTCTGGGAGAGCGCCTATCTCACCCAGAAAAGAGTGTTCGACACCGAGGCACGGGCCCGGTCCAGCGAAAAAGACGTTCTGAAACGGCGCATTAACGCGCTGCAGGACGAAATAGCCGGCCTGGAAGAACAGCGCCGGTCCAACGAGCGCCAGCACGCGATTTCCACCAGTGAACTGGAATCCCTGCAGACCCTGTTTGAAAAAGGGCTCGTGACGGCAGCAAGGATCAATTCCATTCGCTTGGAAATCGAACGTCTGGTCGGGCTTGAGGCCGCGCTGAGAACAGATCAGGCGCGCGCGCGCAATGAAATTGGCGAATTGGAGCTCAATGACGTCAGTGCGCAGAAACAGAGACTTGAAGCGGCGACGGAGGGTCTCGCTGCGGTCGAGGGACAGCTCGCTGCCGTGGAACCGCAATTCAAGGGTGCGGTGGAACGCCAGAAACGCGTCGTCGTGAGTGCGCCCGTCAGCGGCACCGTCGTCAACATGGCGCTGCATACGCTGGGCGGTGTGGTCAGGCCGGGAGAGGATATTCTCGAGCTTGTGCCGCTCAGCGAAGAACTGGTTGTCGAAGCACGCATCAACACAGCCGACATCGAGAAGCTTTCCGTCGGGCAGGCGTCTCGCATACGCCTCAGTGCGTTTGACCAGGAAGAGATCCCCGAAGCAAAGGGACGCATTTTCGATATCTCCGCTGATGCAGTCACGGACGAGCGGACAGGAGACGCCTTTTATGTGGCGCGTATCAGGCTGGACGCGAAACAGTCGGCCGATGTCGACAAGCTGGAACTTGTTCCGGGAATGCCGGCGGATCTCTTCATTAGAACGGGAGAGCGCACCGCGCTCAGCTACCTCGCCCAACCGCTCAGCGAGAGACTGTCACGCACTTTCATCGAGTGACGTATGGCCGGGACCCCGGGTCAGGGGTCCCGGCCCGATTTTTGATTTGTCATTCTTTATCTGTGTTTCACTTGCGAAGGATGCGCTGCACCACGTCTGTGTGTGTTCGCGCAAAAGCCGATACTTTTCTTGCCAAAAACGGAAAGTATCTGGCCCTATATCTCAATTTACATTCCTAAACTAATTAATGACTATGAGCCGATAACGATAAAACGGCCTCTCGTTTGTCGCAGCATGCGTGCGTGGTGATAGTGTCTCCCGAGGGAAGGCGCCGGTTGCTTGTTCGCGGTCACCTGGTCTGCCGGCCGGCGTTATGACGCCGCTGAAAATACTGCGTCAACTGGTCCATGGGTCGTCTGGCGGTAAGTGGATAAAAGACTGTGAGCGTGTCTCACTTGGAGGAGGAATCATGAGCAACTTTAAGAAATTGATCCTGGGGGCCGCAATGATGGTGTTCAGCGGAACGCCCGTTCTGGCAGCTGATCACGAATTCAAGCTGCACCATTTCATTGGTGAAAAAGCCCCTGCACATGCGCAGATGCTGGTGCCCTGGGCAAAGCGCGTGGAAGAAAATTCCGGCGGCAAGGTCTCGATCGAAATCTATCCGGCAATGACGCTGGGAGGCCGTCCGCCCGAACTGATCAATCAGGTCCGCGATGGTGTCGTTGATCTCGTCTGGACCGTGAATGGATATACGCCAGGCCTCTTCCCGCGGTCGGAAGTGTTCGAATTGCCGGGCGTCCACAAGAACGACACCGCGGCGACAAATCTGGCGCTGAAAGAGTTGTTCGAGAGCGACCTGAAGGATGACTACAAGGGTGTGGAAGTCATGTTTCTGCACGTTCATGCGGGGCAGGGCATCCATATGACCGACACCGAGGTCAGATCTCCGGCCGATCTTGAAGGCAAGAAGATCCGTATTCCGACCCGCACAGGCGCCTGGGTCATTGAAGCGCTCGGAGCGTCTCCCGTCGCAATGCCGGTTCCGGAGCTGCCGACGGCCCTTCAGAAAGGCGTTATCGATGGCGCGATGATCCCCTGGGAGATCATTCCGCCGCTGAAGATCCAGGAGCAGACCGAATTCCAGATCGAAGGCGCGGACAAGGAACGCTTCGGAACAACGGTCTTTCAGGTGTCCATGAACAAGGCGCGCTGGGACGCGCTGCCGGATGACATCAAGCAGGCATTTCTCGATGCGTCCGACACGGCATGGGCGGAAGAGGTCGGCAACATCTGGGCCGGTGCGGATGATTTCGGGATCGGTCTGGCAACGAAAGCCGGCAATAAACACATTACGCTGACGCCGGAAGAGACTGCAGCCTTTAACGAGGTTCTGGCGCCAGTGGTCGACCGCTGGGTGAACGAAGTTGCCGAAAAAGGCATTGATGGCAACGCCCTGGTCGAAAAAGCCAAGGCTGCAGTTGCCGGCAACGCGTCCAATTGATGTCGGCGGATCAACAGGAAGGCAGCTCCGGACTTGTCGGAGCTGCAAGCCGCCTGATCACCGGCTGGGCGCTGCTGGGCGGCATCGTGCTCCTCCTGGTCGTGGCGGTGAACATGGTGTCGATCATCGGATCGATGTTTGGAAAGCCTTTTCCGGGCGATTTCGAACTGACTGAAATGGGTGTCGCAGTCGCCGTCTTTTCGTTCCTGCCCTACTGCCAGCTTGTCGGCGCCAACGTGTCGGCTGATATCTTTACCTCGGGCGCTTCCAAACGAATGATCGCGTTTTTCACACTGCTTGGGTCTCTGATCGCGCTCGGTTTTGCCATTCTTCTGATCTGGCGCATGTATTTCGGCATGCTTGATCAGCGCGAATACGACTACACCACGACAATCCTGCAAATCCCGCATTGGCTGGCCTTCATCCCAATCCTGATCTCGCTGGCTCTTCTCGCCGTGGCGGCAGCCGTCACCTTGCTGCGCGACGCAGACGTTCTGTCGAAAGGATAATCAGCAGATGACTGACGCACTCGTGCTCGGCCTCGGTGCACTTGCCGTGCTGATCCTCCTGATCGCCATTCGCATACCGATCGCCTACGCAATGATTCTGGTTGGCGGTGTCGGTACAATGATGCTGAACGGTCCGGCGCTCGTTCTCAGCCAGCTCAAGACACTGGCCTACGGACAGTTCTCCATCTACGACCTTTCCGTCGTACCCATGTTTGTCCTGATGGGAGCGATCGCGTCGAAAACCGGTCTGAGTCAGGCCCTGTTTCGAGGTGCGAACGCCTGGCTCGGCTGGATGCGCGGCGGCACAGCTATGGCGGCAATCGCCGGATGTGCCGGCTTTGGCGCCGTTTGCGGGTCCTCTCTCGCGACCGCTTCGACGATGGGCAAGGTCGCTTTGCCGGAGCTCCGCCGCTACAACTATTCAGGAGCGCTTGCCACCGGAACGCTCGCGGCCGGGGGCGTTCTGGGCATTCTCATCCCGCCGTCCGTCGTCCTGATCATCTACGCCGTGATCGTTGAGGCGAATATCGTCACAATGTTCATGGCAGCGTTCCTTCCGGGCCTGCTGGCTGTTGTTCTTTTCCTCCTGACCATCGCCGTCTATGTGGCCATCAGACCGGCTGCTGGTCCAAAGGGCGGCGTTGCGGACGGGAGCGAATTCGTCGAAGCCACAGTCGGGATGATCCCTGTGCTGATTATTTTCGGTATGGTGATCGGCGGCATCTATTTCGGTTTTTTCAATCCGACACCGGCTGCCGCCGTCGGCGTGTTCCTTGTGCTGTTTTTCGGCATCGTCCAGAGAAAGCTGTCACGCACTGACTTTGTCTCCGCGCTCAAGGAGACGGCCGCCACCTCCGGAATGATCTACCTGATTATCCTGGGTGCCGAACTTCTGAAGATCTTCATGTCCCGCGTCGGACTTCCCCAGGAAACCGCCGCCTGGATCTCGAACTCGGGCCTGGAGCCGATGACGGTGCTGATCATCTTGCTGATTGCGCTCATCTTTCTGGGCTGCCTGATGGACAGCCTTTCCATGATCCTGCTTGTCATTCCGTTTTTCTGGCCGGTGCTGGTCGAGATCAATGGCGGCATTTATCAGGGCGCGGACGGGGCAGGCTTCGGCATGAGCACCGAAGACCTGAAGATCTGGTTCGGGATCCTGGCGCTGATTGTGGTCGAACTCGGCCTGATCACGCCACCCGTCGGCATGAATGTCTTCGTGATTTCCTCGCTCGCGCGCGACACGCCCATGATCGAGACCTTCAAGGGCGTTGCACCGTTCTTCGGGGCCGAGGTTATCCGTGTGATCCTGCTGGTGAGTTTCCCGGCAATCACCCTTTGGCTGCCGACCGTTCTGCGGTAGGCCCCCGGCTAGCTGCGGTCGCGCTTGGCGAAGATCTTGTCCGACATCTCCCGGCTCGGCTGAATGGCCGAGCGGGGATCGAGCACATCGTGCCAATCGATTTCAATGGGGCTCAGTTTTGCAAGAGCGTCTGCGAAGGGCGCCGTATCGGCGGCAGCATTGGCGACGAGGTTCTTGGCATCCGCTCGCGGAACACCGGCCTTTGCAAGAGCGAAGCTTGCGGTTTCGGCCATGATTTCAGGATTGGCTGATAGCGTTGCATCCAATTGGACATCGTTCGGTTTCAAACTGTCCGCGAGCGCGTGTGCGTGCCGCAGCGCGGTGCCGGTTGCCATCAGCATTTGCGGGACCATCATCCATTCAAGCGGCCACTTTGTGCCGTCCCGTTCCTCGACGGGATCGGAAGCCGCAGCCAGTGTGCCTTGGGATTGATTGACGATCTGGGCAAGGACCAGAATGGCTTCCGCCTGCACAGGGTTCGCCTTTTGCGGCATGGTGGACGAGCCACCCCCGCTGCCGCTTGAAACTTCACCAATGTCCGAGCGGCCGAGAAGAATGAGATCTCCGGCCATTTTACCAAGCGCAGCGCTGACTCGCTGCAACCAGGCCGCAAGCTCAAGAAGCGGCGAACGGTTCACATGCCAGGACGGTCCGTCTTCCAGTCCGAGTTCCAGGGCAAGGGCCCGCGCCACCTGCGGCCCGTCCGGGGCGATCGCACCGTTGATGCCCGATGCTCCGCCGAACTGAAGCTTGAGAACAGATTTCTTCAGCCCACTCAGCCCGTTTTCTGCATCGATCAGGGGATGCGCCCATTGGGCGAGCCGATACCCAAGCGTTACCGGTGTCGACACCTGGCTGCGGGTACGGCCGGCCAGCAACCGGTCTGCATATTCGCGGCTTTGCATCTCCAGGGAGCTGATCAACCGATCAAGACGCGCTTCAAGAATCTCAAGGCAGGCTTTGATCTGAAGCATCTGCGCCGTGTCCATGACGTCCTGGCTGGTCGCACCCCAGTGCAGCCACTTTCCGGCGTCTTCCCCGGCGATCTTGCGCAATTGAGCAACAAGGGCTGGTACCGGAACGCCCGCCGACGTGGTGCCGTCTTGAAGGGTTTCTGGCGCAGGTGAGGCATCCAGCAAACGCGTTGCGATGGCCGCTGCGGCGTCGGCTGGAATGATCCCGAGCTTTCCCTGGACGATGGCGAGCGCACGCTCGAAACGGACCATGTGCGCAATGTCGGCCGCATCATTGAGCAAAGGCAGAAGACTGTCATCGGAAAAAAGTCCGGAATGGACCGGGCTTGCGAGCAGGGAAAGGGGCATGGCTCTCAACTGTCAAAAGGTTGCCCTCAATTGAGAGCCAGGCGGCACGGAACGTCAAGCGGCCTTAAGTGGCAGGTCGAGTATTTCCCGGGCTTGCTGCCAGGTTGCGACAGGACGTTCGTGCTTTTCGCAAAGCGCAGCCGCCCGCTTGACGAGCGCGGCATTGGACGGGGCGAGGGTTTCCCTGTCCAGCCGAACATTGTCTTCCAGGCCAGTTCGCGTGTGTCCGCCCTCCGCGATGCACCACTCGTTCACCGTCAGCTGGTGCCGGCCAATTCCAGCCGCACACCATTCGGCATCCGGTACGAGCCTTTCAACCGTCTTGATGTAATAGTCGAACACGTCGCGGTCGACCGGCATGGCGTTTTTGACGCCCATGACAAACTGCACGTAGAGCTTTCCCGGGATGCGGCCATCACGGTTCATGGAAGCTGCCTGGTGAATATGGCTGAGGTCGAACGCTTCGATCTCCGGCTTGACGACATGGGTCCGCATTTCGCTTGCAAGCCAGTCGACGAGATCGGGCGGGTTTTCATAGACCCGTGTCGGGAAATTGTTTGAGCCGACCGACAGCGACGCCATGTCCGGCTTCAACGGCAGCATGCCACCGCGCGCCTGCCCGGCGCCGGAGCGCCCGCCGGTCGAGAATTGAATGATCATGCCCGGACAGTGCTTTTCCAGGCCTTCCTTCAGCCGGGCAAACTTCTCCGGATCCGAGGTTGGCGACTGGTCGTCGTTTCGCACATGGGCGTGGACGATCGATGCACCGGCCTCGAAAGCTTCGTGCGTGCTTTCAAGCTGTTCTGAAACCGTAATCGGAACGGCCGGATTGTTTTCCTTGGTCGCGACCGATCCGGTGATGGCAACGCAGATGATGCAGGGTTTGGTCATGTTGAGGTCTCAGATATCGAAAAAGACGGTCTCGTCTTCTCCCTGAAGCTTAATGTCAAAGCGGTAGACTGTCTTGCCATCCCTTTCGGTCCGCTTGGCAATCAGTGTCTTGCGCCGCTTTTCCCACTCGATAAGGTTCAAAACGGGGTCATGCGCATTGGCGTCATGCTCGTCGTCGAAGTAAAGCCGCGTGTGTAGACCGATATTGACGCCGCGTGCGACAAACCAGAGGCTGATATGGGGTGCCATGACACCCACCGTACCATCGGTCACGGACCCCGGTTTTATGGTGTCGATGCCCCATTCACCGGTTTCAAAATCGGTGATGACGCGGCCCCAGCCACGAAAGCCGTCTTCCACTGTGCCGCCGGCTTCTGGGTGGGCGTAGGTGCCGGCCGCGTTGGCCTGCCAGGCTTCCAGGAGAACATCCTTGATCGGCGATCCCATGCCGTCGATCACACAGCCCTCGATGCGGATACGTTCGCCGTCAGCATTTGGCCCTGCAATATCCCAGCCGAGTTCATTCTTGTAGATTTCAAATCCCGCCGCTCCGGGCGCAAGACCGATATGCACGTAGGGGCCGGCGGTCTGCGATGGCGTTTCTTTCAGATAGTCGAGTGTCTGGTGCATGGTCAGTTGCCCTCCGGACGGTTCTCGAAATAGGTCGACCTGCGTCCACGCAAGACGATGTCGAACTTGTAGGCGATCGTATCCAGCGGAATGGTCGCATTCAGGTCGAGTTTTGCGATCAGCTGCTCGATGGCCTCGTCATCCGGGATCGTGTTGACGATCGGACAGATGGGAATGAGCGGGTCGCCCTCGAAATAGCACTGCGTAATCAGTCTTTGCGCAAAGGCCGTGCCGAAGACAGATACGTGAACATGTGCCGGCCGCCAGCTGTTGACCCAGTTGCGCCAGGGATAAGCGCCCGGTTTTACGGTCCGGAAACAATAGTAACCGGCGTCATCTGTCAGGGCACGGCCGCAGCCGCCGAAATTGGGATCGATCGGCGCAAGGTAGGTGTCTTTCCTGTGCCTGTAGCGTCCACCCGAGTTGGCCTGCCAGATCTCGACAAGCGTGTTCGGGACCGGTTTGGCATTCTCATCAAGCACGCGCCCGTGGAGCAGTATCCGCTCTCCGATCGGGCTTTCGCCCGGCTTGGCATAGTTGGTCAACAGGTCGCCGTCGCGTGGATCAATATCGTTGTGACCGAAAACAGGTCCAGTGATCTCGCTGACGGTCGTTCCGAGGCTGATCATGGAATATTGAGGCGAACGGGCGACGCTTGTCTTGTAGTCAGGTGTCAGCGCCGGTGGCTGCCAACGCCGGTCGCGTTGATAAAACGGACCCTGGTTCATGCTTTCTCTCCCTGTGAGCGTGGGCTCAGCGCGCCGCGTGCCGCGCGCTCTGCTCCATCTCCGCATATGTTTCCTTGGCAATCTTCAGGGCCTGGTTGGCGCGTGGCACACCAGCATAAATCGCCACATGCTGAAACGCCTCGAGCACGTCCTGTTTGCTGGCGCCCGTTCGGGCGGTCGCCCGGATATGCATCGAGATTTCCTCAAAATTTCCAAGTGCGGCGAGAAGTGCCAGCGTAAGCATGGAACGCTCGCGCGCGCTGATGCCGTCGGACGACCAGACTGTTCCCCAGGCCCCCTCAGTAATCAGCGTCTGGAACGGACCGTCCAGTTCCGTCTTGCCGTTTTCCGCCCGATTGACATGATCGTCGCCGAGGACTGCGCGGCGCACGTCCATGCCACGTTCATAACGTTCTGACATGGGAAGTCTCCTTGAGAAACGTCGTCAAATGGCCCGCGTAAATCTCCGGATACTCCACGCAGGGCAGGTGACCCGCGTTGCGGATCTCGACATACCGGCTTCCGGCGATAAGCTCAGTCGTGCCGCGGACGAGTTCCGGAGAGCTCGCCATATCAAGCTCGCCACCGATGCCGAGGACCGGCAATTTCAGCTGTGCTGTGCTGGCGGTCAGGTCTGTCGCGGCGATCGCAGTGCTGCATCCGATATAGCCGTCGGCAGGCGTGCGGGTCATCATGTTACGCCACAGGGTCGCATCCGCCGATTGGCGGAAATCTTCTCCGAACCAGCGCTGAAGAATGGCATCGGCCATCGCTTCGATTCCACCTTCGCGAATGCGGTCAATCCTGTCCTGCCACATTTCGGCAGTGCCGAGCTTTGCGGCAGTGTTTGAAAGCACCAATGCCTTGATCGCTTCGGGCCGCCGGCTTGCTAGCGATTGTCCGATGAAGCCGCCGATCGACAGTCCGATGAAGATGCAGGCGCCGACGTTGATCTGGTCGAGAAACTCTTCGGTATCCGTGACCAGCGCTTCCATGGTGTAAGGCGGCTTTGGGCAGGAGGAGAGACCGTGGCCGCGTTTGTCGAAACGAATGAAGCGAAAGCCCTCTTGCGGCAGAAGCGGAATGATCTTTTCCCAAAGCCGGAGGTCCGTGCCGAGCGAGTTGGCAAAGACGATCGGATATCCGTTCGGGTCACCGTCTTCCCTCCAGTGAAGGTCGACTGAACTGAGACGCGCGATCTTCATCAGTAAGGCAGCCCCACATAGTTTTGCGCAAACCATCTCTGCGCGATTTCATTGTAGTGCAGAGACTCTATTTCAGCCCGCTGCATCTTGAGATCGAAATCCGTCTGATCCGGAAACCGGTGCAGGAGATTGGTCGTCGACCAGCTGAAGCGCTCAGCTTTCCAGACCCTTGCCAGTGCCTTTTCGGAATAGTGTTCGATCCCGCCCATATCCTTGTCCCGGTAAAAGCGGACAAGGGCTTCATGGAGATAATGAACATCGGAGGCTGCTGTATTCAGACCCTTCGCACCCGTGGGTGGAACGATATGTGCCGCATCACCGCACAGGAAGAGGCGTCCCCAGCGCATGGGTTCGGTAACGAAAGATCGCAGCGGAGCAATCGACTTTTCGATTGAAGGACCGGTCACCAGCTTCTCAGCAATCGCTTCCGGCAATCGGCGCTTCAACTCGTCCCAGAAAGCGTCGTCGCTCCAATTCTCGACGTTGTCGGCCTGATCGCACTGAACGTAGTAGCGTGACAGTTTCTCATTGCGCATGGAACAAAGCGCAAATCCCCTGGTCGAATTCGCGTAGATCAGTTCATCGTGCACAGGCGGCGTTTCGGAGAGGATGCCGAGCCAGCCGAAGGGAAATATCTTTTCATATTCCTTGCGCACAGTCTCCGGAATGGTCTTGCGGCTGACGCCGTGAAAGCCGTCGCAGCCGGCGATGAAGTCGCAATCGATCCTGTGTTCGGCGCCGCCCGAGACATAGGTTACATATGGAGCGTCCCGGTCCGCATCGATTATCTGAACGTTTTCGACTTCAAAAATCGTCTTCGCATCAATTGCTTCCCGCGCATCGTAAAGATCATGCGTCAGTTCGGTCTGGCCGTAGACAATGACGTTCTGACCGATCAGCTTGTGGAAATCGATGGCGAACATCTCGTTTTCATAAGAGATGCAGGTGCCGTGATGGACGAAGCACTCGCGGTCCATGCGCTCTGCGACACCGGCCTCGCGCATCATGTTGACGAGGCCCGTCTCCAGTATTCCGGCCCGGATACGCGCCAGAACATACTCCCGCGTCTTGCGCTCCAAAAGGACGGTCTCAATTCCGTGTTTGTGCAACAGCTGTCCGAGCAGCAGGCCTGAAGGGCCTCCGCCGACGATGACAACCTGAGTGCGCATGGCTTTCTCCTCTGTTGCCCTTATATTGAATGTTCAAAAATGAGAAGTAAAATGAGATATTGAGCCTTTTTGTTTCTGATACGGGAAACTAAATGATCGATCGACGCATCAAGTTCCGGCATATTCAGTGTTTCGTGGAGATCGCGCATGAGCGCAGCCTGAAGCTTGCAGCCGACAAATTGTCCCTGACCCAGCCAGCGATTTCAAAAACGCTGAAGGAGCTGGAGGACATCATCGGTGCGACCCTGATGACGCGCAACAGGGCCGGGATCACGCTGACAAAGCAGGGAAAGGTTTTCCTGCATTTTGCGCAGATCTCGCTGGCCAGTCTTCAGCAGGGACTGGACGGCGTAGAAAAAGAAGGCGAGCACGCGCGTGCGACGCTGAAGGTCGGCGCCTTGCCGAGCGTGGCAGCAAGCTTCATCCCGCCCGTGATCCGGGAATTCACCGAACTTGCCCCCAACGTCATGGTCAAGATACTCGATGGTCCCCACGGGTTTCTCATAGAGCGATTGAAACTGGGCGAACTAGACCTCGTGATCGGACGTCTCGGCCGTCCCGAGGCCATGGAAGGCGTTTCCTTCACACAGCTTTACTCCGAACGGGTCGACCTTGTGGTTCGCAAGGGACACCCGCTGCTGGCGGCTCCCGATGTCAAGCGCATCGTGGAATGGCCTGTCATTTACCCGCCGGAAGGAGCAGCGATCCGGCCGCTGGTCGAACGTTTCATGATCGCCAATGGTGTCGGGGAGATACCGCATCGGATTGAAAGCGTTTCGGGCGCCTTCGGACGGCTCTACACACGCCAGACGGACGCGGTCTGGATCATTTCATCCGGCGTTGTACAGACCGAGACAGAAGACGGGTCGCTGGTTCGCCTGCCTTTTGACAGTGACATCACCAAAGGTCCGGTCGGGCTGATGACACGGCCCGGCACCCGGCAAAGCGCGGAAGTGCAGATTTTTCTTCTGGCGGTCAAGTCCGT from the Roseibium sp. HPY-6 genome contains:
- the pcaQ gene encoding pca operon transcription factor PcaQ, yielding MIDRRIKFRHIQCFVEIAHERSLKLAADKLSLTQPAISKTLKELEDIIGATLMTRNRAGITLTKQGKVFLHFAQISLASLQQGLDGVEKEGEHARATLKVGALPSVAASFIPPVIREFTELAPNVMVKILDGPHGFLIERLKLGELDLVIGRLGRPEAMEGVSFTQLYSERVDLVVRKGHPLLAAPDVKRIVEWPVIYPPEGAAIRPLVERFMIANGVGEIPHRIESVSGAFGRLYTRQTDAVWIISSGVVQTETEDGSLVRLPFDSDITKGPVGLMTRPGTRQSAEVQIFLLAVKSVIADLDLKS